One part of the Ziziphus jujuba cultivar Dongzao chromosome 2, ASM3175591v1 genome encodes these proteins:
- the LOC107418164 gene encoding DNA-(apurinic or apyrimidinic site) endonuclease isoform X1, with translation MKRFFQPVEKDGSAKKPAISPSKKDKDENGEISEDSTTKEPLKFLTWNANSFLLRVKNNWPEFTNFVTSFDPDVIAIQEVRMPAAGSKGAPKNPAELKDDNSSSRAEKQIMMRALSSPPFQNYRVWWSLSDSKYAGTALFVKKCFQPKSVFFNLDKKASKHETDGRVILAEFETFRVLNTYVPNNGWTEEENSFPRRRKWDKRILEFVLQNSDKPLIWCGDLNVSHEEIDVSHPEFFSAAKQNGYVPPNKEDGTILMMQDCGQPGFTLAERKRFGNILKQGKLIDAYRLLHEEKDTERGFSWSGNPIGKYRGKRMRIDYFIVSEKLKDRILACEIHGQGIELKGFYGSDHCPVTLVLSEASPKSRESEISS, from the exons ATGAAACGGTTTTTTCAGCCAGTAGAGAAAGATGGGTCAGCCAAGAAACCCGCTATTTCACCTTCCAAAAAGGACAAAGATGAGAATGGAGAAATATCAGAGGACAGCACGACGAAAGAGCCTCTCAAGTTCTTGACTTGGAACGCAAATAGTTTCCTTCTCCGCGTCAAGAACAACTGGCCCGAGTTTACCAACTTCGTCACTAGCTTTGATCCTGATGTCATTGCTATACAG GAAGTAAGGATGCCCGCTGCTGGTTCAAAAGGTGCCCCTAAAAACCCAGCAGAGTTGAAAGATGATAATAGTTCATCACGCGCAGAAAAGCAG ATAATGATGCGTGCTTTATCGAGCCCGCCGTTTCAAAATTATCGTGTTTGGTGGTCTCTTTCAGATTCAAAGTATGCAGGGACTGCACTATTTGTAAAGAAATGCTTCCAACCAAAATCAGTTTTTTTCAATCTTGACAAAAAAG CTTCAAAGCACGAAACAGATGGCCGGGTAATTTTAGCTGAATTTGAGACATTCCGTGTGTTAAATACATATGTGCCAAATAATGGCTGGACAGAGGAGGAAAACTCATTCCCAAGGAGAAGAAAATGggacaaaagaatcttagaGTTTGTTTTGCAGAACTCAGACAAGCCTCTGATATGGTGTGGTGACCTAAATGTTAG CCATGAAGAGATTGATGTGAGCCATCCAGAATTCTTCAGTGCAGCAAAGCAAAATGGTTATGTCCCTCCAAATAAAGAG GATGGAACAATCTTGATGATGCAGGATTGTGGACAGCCTGGATTTACCTTAGCAGAGAGAAAGCGTTTTGGTAACATATTGAAACA GGGAAAGCTGATAGATGCATACAGACTCCTACATGAAGAAAAGGACACCGAACGTGGTTTTTCGTGGTCTGGAAACCCAATTGGAAA GTATCGAGGCAAAAGGATGAGAATAGACTATTTCATAGTTTCAGAGAAACTCAAAGATAGGATTCTTGCTTGTGAAATTCATGGGCAAGGGATTGAATTAAAAG GTTTTTATGGAAGTGATCATTGCCCAGTCACCCTTGTGCTTTCAGAAGCAAGCCCCAAATCAAGAGAAAGCGAAATCTCATCTTAA
- the LOC107418186 gene encoding lysine-specific demethylase REF6 encodes MAASAEPPQEVFSWLKTLPSAPEYHPTLAEFQDPISYIFKIEKEASKYGICKIVPPVPPSPRKTAMANLHKSLAARSAFSDSSNPKSQPTFTTRQQQIGFCPRKPRPVQRPVWQSGEYYTFSQFETRAKNFEKTFLKKCTKKGGLSPLEIETLYWKATVDKPFSVEYANDMPGSAFVPVSTKKSREAGEGVTLGETAWNMRAVSRAKGSLLRFMKEEIPGVTSPMVYIAMMFSWFAWHVEDHDLHSLNYLHMGAGKTWYGVPREAAVAFEEVVRVHGYGGEVNPLVTFAILGEKTTVMSPEVFISAGIPCCRLVQNPGEFVVTFPRAYHTGFSHGFNCGEAANIATPEWLGVAKDAAIRRASINYPPMVSHYQLLYDLALALCSRVPASITAEPRSSRLKDKKKGEGETVVKEQFVQDVIHNNDLLHVLGKGSPIVLLPRSSLDISVCSKLRVGSQLRVNTTFPVGLCNSGGEMKSSGSLISDDLMMMDTKQEIKQVKGFYLVKGKFASLCEGSRIPSLSGNDSQFSLNAKSVGIEGENNSGNDGLSDQRLFSCVTCGILSFSCVAIIQPREPAARYLMSADCSFFNDWVVGSGVASDVFTVANADPIAQNTCTGLVEKNGPDSLYDVPVQSVNEDKSNEVVSNAEKHEPASALGLLALNYGNSSDSEDDQVDPNVSVYGAETILPNRASGIYQYDHSSSTLQDRHVDASGLQGQSSCRLYSGGGLASLNVDLNMDNCTVDVDSDNLASTKSNGLVGQFRDPMNVLHACSSGSYDAETTKFGKGITPVKNANMPFAPRCDEESSRMHVFCLDHAVEVEQQLRQIGGVDILLLCHPDYPKIEAEAKVIAEDLGIGCLWNAHTFRKATKEDEERIQAALDSEEAIPKNGDWAVKLGINLFYSASLSRSPLYSKQMPYNSVIYNAFGRSSPAVSPTRSDGYVRRSGKQKKVVAGKWCGKVWMSSQVHPFLAKRDPEEEEDEERGFHTWPIPDERLERKPDTSRRNDSTMITRKYVRKRKMAVESGLNKKAKCIQKEDAVSGNSMNDDSHQQQRRLPRSKEVCIKRGSTKKIKCIETEEAVSDDSIDDNSDEQHKRTHRRNQANYIERDDIVSDDSLGVDSHHQNKQIFRGKQAKHTGREDVVSDDSLDSNSCLLNRRIPRSKQSKFFGREDSVSDDFYGDNAQQQQRRIQSKQAKSMEREDEILDEPVEDNSHQQHKRILRNKRTKSAIQQQKMKRETSRNVKQAISKPVKQGTRRQEKMKQQTPRLRNNPSEQNMFYTNAEEELEGGPSTRLRKRIPKPLKVAGAKRKEQQQPKSKKKVKKASTGKAQGGHNDARDEEAEYLCDLEGCTMSFGTKQELVLHKRNVCPVKGCGKKFFSHKYLVQHRRVHMDDRPLRCPWKGCKMTFKWAWARTEHIRVHTGARPYVCAEPGCGQTFRFVSDFSRHKRKTGHSAKKGR; translated from the exons ATGGCAGCCTCAGCAGAGCCACCACAGGAGGTGTTTTCATGGCTGAAAACCCTACCTTCAGCACCAGAGTACCACCCTACTCTGGCCGAGTTTCAAGATCCGATTTCATACATTTTCAAGATCGAGAAAGAGGCTTCCAAGTATGGAATCTGCAAAATCGTACCCCCTGTACCTCCATCTCCGAGGAAGACAGCAATGGCGAATCTCCACAAGTCCCTCGCTGCTCGTTCCGCTTTCTCTGACTCTTCGAATCCCAAATCTCAGCCCACATTCACTACCAGGCAGCAGCAGATCGGGTTCTGCCCGAGGAAACCCCGTCCGGTCCAAAGACCCGTATGGCAGAGCGGTGAGTACTACACGTTCTCGCAATTTGAAACCAGGGCTAAGAATTTCGAGAAGACCTTCCTGAAGAAATGCACTAAAAAAGGAGGTCTTTCGCCTTTGGAAATCGAAACCCTTTACTGGAAAGCGACGGTGGACAAACCCTTTTCGGTTGAGTACGCGAACGACATGCCCGGGTCGGCTTTCGTGCCTGTGAGTACGAAGAAGAGTAGGGAAGCAGGAGAAGGTGTGACACTCGGTGAGACCGCGTGGAATATGAGGGCCGTTTCTAGGGCCAAAGGGTCTCTGTTGAGGTTCATGAAGGAGGAGATTCCTGGGGTTACTTCACCTATGGTGTATATAGCCATGATGTTCAGCTGGTTTGCTTGGCATGTTGAGGACCATGATTTGCATAGCTTGAATTATTTGCATATGGGTGCTGGGAAGACTTGGTATGGTGTGCCTAGAGAAGCTGCTGTTGCATTTGAGGAGGTTGTCAGAGTTCATGGCTATGGAGGAGAGGTCAATCCTCTTG TTACTTTTGCTATTCTTGGTGAGAAGACTACAGTGATGTCTCCCGAAGTATTTATTAGTGCAGGGATTCCATGCTGCAG GCTAGTACAAAACCCAGGTGAATTTGTTGTGACATTTCCAAGAGCCTATCATACTGGGTTCAGTCATG GATTTAATTGTGGGGAGGCAGCTAATATTGCAACTCCTGAATGGTTGGGGGTTGCTAAAGATGCTGCTATTCGACGAGCTTCAATCAATTATCCTCCAATGGTGTCACACTACCAACTACTATATGATCTTGCTCTTGCATTATGTTCAAG AGTCCCTGCAAGCATCACTGCTGAACCACGGAGTTCTAgactaaaagataaaaagaagggTGAAGGAGAGACAGTGGTTAAAGAGCAATTTGTGCAGGATGTAATACATAATAATGACCTACTTCATGTTCTTGGAAAAGGGTCTCCAATTGTACTTCTTCCTCGCAGTTCTTTAGACATTTCTGTTTGTTCGAAATTGCGCGTCGGTTCCCAATTAAGAGTTAACACCACTTTTCCAGTTGGTTTGTGCAATTCTGGAGGGGAAATGAAATCCTCAGGAAGTTTAATTTCTGATGATCTGATGATGATGGACACGAAGCAGGAAATTAAGCAAGTTAAAGGTTTCTATTTGGTGAAGGGAAAATTTGCCTCTTTGTGTGAGGGGAGCAGAATTCCCTCATTATCTGGTAATGATAGTCAATTTTCTCTGAATGCTAAGAGCGTAGGAATTGAAGGAGAAAATAATAGTGGCAATGATGGGTTATCGGACCAGAGACTATTTTCATGTGTTACTTGTGGAATTTTGAGCTTTTCTTGTGTTGCCATAATTCAGCCAAGAGAACCAGCAGCCAGATATCTTATGTCAGCTGATTGTAGCTTTTTCAATGATTGGGTTGTTGGTTCTGGAGTAGCCAGTGATGTATTCACTGTTGCTAATGCGGATCCAATTGCTCAGAATACCTGCACAG GGTTGGTGGAGAAAAATGGCCCTGATAGTTTGTATGATGTCCCTGTTCAATCTGTTAATGAAGATAAAAGTAATGAAGTAGTTTCAAATGCTGAAAAACATGAACCTGCTTCTGCACTTGGCTTATTGGCTTTGAATTATGGAAATTCATCAGACTCTGAGGATGATCAAGTTGATCCAAATGTATCAGTCTATGGTGCTGAAACTATTTTACCAAACCGTGCTTCAGGAATTTATCAGTATGATCATTCTAGTTCCACTTTGCAAGATCGTCATGTTGATGCATCTGGTCTTCAAGGTCAGTCATCATGCAGACTGTATTCTGGGGGTGGACTCGCTTCCCTAAATGTTGATCTCAATATGGACAACTGCACTGTTGATGTAGATAGTGATAATCTTGCTTCTACAAAATCAAATGGTTTGGTGGGTCAATTTAGGGATCCAATGAACGTTTTACACGCTTGTTCCTCGGGTTCCTATGATGCTGAAACAACAAAGTTTGGCAAGGGTATCACACCAGTGAAGAATGCAAACATGCCGTTTGCTCCAAGATGTGATGAAGAATCTTCTAGAATGCATGTATTCTGTCTTGATCATGCTGTAGAGGTTGAACAGCAGCTTCGTCAAATAGGAGGAGTTGATATATTACTGCTTTGTCATCCAG ACTATCCTAAGATTGAGGCTGAAGCAAAGGTAATTGCAGAAGACCTGGGAATTGGATGTCTCTGGAATGCTCACACATTCAGAAAAGCTACTAAAGAGGACGAGGAGAGGATCCAGGCAGCTCTGGATAGTGAGGAAGCCATCCCTAAGAATGGGGACTGGGCTGTAAAGCTGGGGATCAATCTCTTTTATAGTGCCAGCCTCAGCCGCTCACCTCTTTATAGTAAGCAGATGCCATATAATTCTGTTATATACAATGCATTTGGCCGTAGTTCACCAGCCGTTTCGCCTACAAGATCTGATGGGTATGTGAGGAGATCTGGCAAACAGAAAAAAGTTGTGGCAGGGAAATGGTGTGGTAAAGTCTGGATGTCAAGTCAGGTTCATCCCTTTCTGGCAAAAAGGGATCctgaagaagaggaagatgagGAGAGAGGCTTCCATACTTGGCCAATACCAGATGAGAGGCTTGAGAGAAAACCTGATACTAGCCGCAGAAATGATAGCACCATGATTACTAGAAAGTATGTTAGGAAGAGGAAAATGGCAGTAGAAAGTGGCTTAAACAAGAAAGCTAAATGCATTCAGAAAGAAGATGCAGTTTCTGGTAATTCTATGAATGATGATTCTCATCAGCAGCAAAGGAGGCTTCCCAGAAGCAAGGAAGTATGTATTAAACGTGGGTCAACAAAGAAAATCAAGTGTATCGAGACAGAAGAAGCAGTTTCTGATGATTCAATTGATGATAATTCTGATGAGCAGCATAAAAGGACCCACAGAAGAAATCAAGCCAACTATATTGAGAGAGATGACATAGTTTCAGATGATTCTTTAGGGGTTGATTCTCATCACCAAAACAAACAGATTTTTAGAGGCAAGCAAGCCAAACATACAGGAAGAGAAGATGTGGTTTCTGATGATTCTCTGGATAGTAATTCTTGCCTGCTGAATAGGAGAATTCCTAGAAGCAAGCAATCCAAATTCTTTGGGAGAGAAGATTCAGTTTCAGATGACTTCTATGGAGATAATGCACAGCAGCAGCAGAGGAGGATTCAAAGCAAGCAGGCCAAGTCCATGGAGAGAGAAGATGAAATTTTGGATGAACCAGTAGAGGACAACTCTCATCAGCAGCATAAGAGGATTCTTCGAAACAAACGAACAAAATCGGCTATTCAGCAGCagaaaatgaaaagagagaCTTCTCGCAATGTGAAACAAGCAATCTCTAAGCCTGTGAAACAAGGTACACGAAGGCAAGAAAAAATGAAGCAACAGACACCACGTCTTCGGAATAATCCAAGTGAGCAGAACATGTTTTATACAAATGCTGAAGAGGAGCTAGAAGGTGGGCCTAGCACACGCCTCAGGAAAAGAATCCCTAAGCCCCTGAAAGTTGCTGGAGCTAAACGAAAAGAGCAGCAACAACCAAAGAGTAAGAAAAAGGTGAAGAAAGCATCAACTGGGAAGGCTCAGGGTGGCCACAATGATGCCAGGGACGAGGAAGCAGAATACTTGTGTGACTTGGAGGGATGTACCATGAGTTTTGGAACAAAACAAGAGCTTGTGCTGCATAAAAGAAACGTTTGTCCAGTAAAGGGTTGTGGAAAGAAGTTCTTCTCGCATAAGTATCTTGTACAGCATCGTCGTGTTCACATGGATGACCGTCCCCTTCGGTGCCCATGGAAGGGCTGCAAGATGACATTTAAGTGGGCATGGGCTCGGACTGAACACATTCGAGTTCACACTGGTGCTCGGCCTTATGTATGTGCAGAGCCAGGCTGTGGGCAGACATTCAGATTTGTATCAGATTTCAGCCGGCACAAGCGGAAGACTGGTCATTCAGCAAA
- the LOC107418164 gene encoding DNA-(apurinic or apyrimidinic site) endonuclease isoform X2, translated as MKRFFQPVEKDGSAKKPAISPSKKDKDENGEISEDSTTKEPLKFLTWNANSFLLRVKNNWPEFTNFVTSFDPDVIAIQEVRMPAAGSKGAPKNPAELKDDNSSSRAEKQIMMRALSSPPFQNYRVWWSLSDSKYAGTALFVKKCFQPKSVFFNLDKKASKHETDGRVILAEFETFRVLNTYVPNNGWTEEENSFPRRRKWDKRILEFVLQNSDKPLIWCGDLNVSHEEIDVSHPEFFSAAKQNGYVPPNKEDCGQPGFTLAERKRFGNILKQGKLIDAYRLLHEEKDTERGFSWSGNPIGKYRGKRMRIDYFIVSEKLKDRILACEIHGQGIELKGFYGSDHCPVTLVLSEASPKSRESEISS; from the exons ATGAAACGGTTTTTTCAGCCAGTAGAGAAAGATGGGTCAGCCAAGAAACCCGCTATTTCACCTTCCAAAAAGGACAAAGATGAGAATGGAGAAATATCAGAGGACAGCACGACGAAAGAGCCTCTCAAGTTCTTGACTTGGAACGCAAATAGTTTCCTTCTCCGCGTCAAGAACAACTGGCCCGAGTTTACCAACTTCGTCACTAGCTTTGATCCTGATGTCATTGCTATACAG GAAGTAAGGATGCCCGCTGCTGGTTCAAAAGGTGCCCCTAAAAACCCAGCAGAGTTGAAAGATGATAATAGTTCATCACGCGCAGAAAAGCAG ATAATGATGCGTGCTTTATCGAGCCCGCCGTTTCAAAATTATCGTGTTTGGTGGTCTCTTTCAGATTCAAAGTATGCAGGGACTGCACTATTTGTAAAGAAATGCTTCCAACCAAAATCAGTTTTTTTCAATCTTGACAAAAAAG CTTCAAAGCACGAAACAGATGGCCGGGTAATTTTAGCTGAATTTGAGACATTCCGTGTGTTAAATACATATGTGCCAAATAATGGCTGGACAGAGGAGGAAAACTCATTCCCAAGGAGAAGAAAATGggacaaaagaatcttagaGTTTGTTTTGCAGAACTCAGACAAGCCTCTGATATGGTGTGGTGACCTAAATGTTAG CCATGAAGAGATTGATGTGAGCCATCCAGAATTCTTCAGTGCAGCAAAGCAAAATGGTTATGTCCCTCCAAATAAAGAG GATTGTGGACAGCCTGGATTTACCTTAGCAGAGAGAAAGCGTTTTGGTAACATATTGAAACA GGGAAAGCTGATAGATGCATACAGACTCCTACATGAAGAAAAGGACACCGAACGTGGTTTTTCGTGGTCTGGAAACCCAATTGGAAA GTATCGAGGCAAAAGGATGAGAATAGACTATTTCATAGTTTCAGAGAAACTCAAAGATAGGATTCTTGCTTGTGAAATTCATGGGCAAGGGATTGAATTAAAAG GTTTTTATGGAAGTGATCATTGCCCAGTCACCCTTGTGCTTTCAGAAGCAAGCCCCAAATCAAGAGAAAGCGAAATCTCATCTTAA